A genomic stretch from Corynebacterium faecale includes:
- the tsaD gene encoding tRNA (adenosine(37)-N6)-threonylcarbamoyltransferase complex transferase subunit TsaD, whose amino-acid sequence MIVLGIESSCDETGVGVVRLDEQGHLTILADAVASSMQDHARFGGVVPEIASRAHLESMVPVMREALNRAGIAKPDAVAATVGPGLAGALLVGASAAKAYAAAWGVPFYAVNHLGGHVAVANLEGETLPHSVALLVSGGHTQLLEVDAVGLPMKELGSTLDDAAGEAYDKVSRLLGLGYPGGPVIDKLARRGNPEAIKFPRGLTKKSDSRHDFSFSGLKTAVARYVEAAERNGEIISVEDVCASFQEAVCDVLTFKAVRACQDVGARVLLLGGGVAANSRLRELAQERCAAAGIELRVPRFNLCTDNGVMIAALAAQRIHEGAGGSQLSVGTDPSLSVETPQVFSTA is encoded by the coding sequence ATGATTGTCCTGGGTATTGAGAGCTCCTGTGATGAAACCGGCGTCGGCGTGGTCAGGTTGGATGAGCAGGGACATCTGACCATCCTGGCGGATGCCGTCGCCTCATCCATGCAGGACCATGCGCGTTTCGGTGGTGTCGTGCCGGAGATTGCCTCCCGTGCGCATCTGGAATCCATGGTTCCTGTCATGCGTGAGGCACTCAACCGTGCGGGTATCGCCAAGCCAGATGCCGTGGCCGCCACCGTCGGGCCAGGTCTGGCTGGTGCGCTGTTGGTGGGGGCGAGTGCCGCCAAGGCCTATGCCGCGGCCTGGGGTGTGCCGTTCTACGCGGTAAACCACCTCGGCGGCCACGTCGCAGTAGCCAATCTGGAAGGTGAAACCCTCCCGCATTCGGTGGCTCTGCTGGTCTCCGGCGGGCACACCCAACTCCTTGAGGTGGATGCTGTGGGATTGCCCATGAAGGAACTCGGGTCCACCCTCGATGACGCCGCCGGTGAGGCCTATGACAAGGTCTCCAGGCTGCTCGGTCTGGGTTATCCGGGCGGGCCGGTCATTGATAAACTGGCGCGCCGTGGCAACCCGGAGGCCATAAAGTTCCCACGCGGGTTGACCAAGAAATCAGACTCCCGCCACGATTTCTCCTTCTCCGGACTCAAAACCGCGGTCGCCCGGTATGTGGAGGCAGCCGAGCGCAACGGGGAGATCATCTCAGTGGAGGATGTGTGCGCCAGCTTCCAGGAGGCGGTGTGTGATGTACTCACCTTCAAAGCGGTGCGTGCCTGCCAGGATGTGGGCGCTCGTGTGTTGTTGCTCGGTGGTGGTGTGGCTGCGAACTCCCGGCTCAGGGAACTGGCGCAGGAACGCTGTGCCGCCGCAGGCATCGAATTACGCGTTCCCCGTTTCAACCTGTGCACCGATAACGGCGTGATGATCGCGGCGCTCGCGGCCCAACGCATTCACGAGGGCGCCGGTGGTTCACAACTCAGTGTGGGAACTGATCCTTCTTTATCCGTTGAGACCCCACAGGTGTTTTCAACAGCCTAG
- a CDS encoding alpha/beta fold hydrolase has protein sequence MTDMTTIHLGDLRLDSLTLTVPLTADDTDDRTIDIFSRIVTKKGGEDLPYLVFLQGGPGVEAPRPSLEPLNPSWLGTALTHFRVVMLDQRGTGLSTPVGDALLAEHSTGDIVDYLSHLRADGIVRDCEAVREALGVRTWNVLGQSFGGFTTLHYLSTHPDSLDQVFITGGLSAIDRPAEDIYANSYRRMHRNSEQYYRRFPEHRAIIGDLVARARAGEIVLPTGEVVSESRFRSLGHLLGSNDGWLDLYTLLELDPASNAFLHDLSTLLPYGNRNPLYYVLHESSYADGVVTDWAAERVYPEEFQADPTLLTGEHVFREWADTVPALRPWKDVALALAQQEWPKLYDARALQASGARGAAAVYVNDVFVPLDYSLDTAEYLPGVQLHITSEHEHNGLRASDGAVLAHLIDLAHGRKVR, from the coding sequence ATGACTGACATGACCACCATCCACCTGGGCGATCTCCGTCTGGATTCCCTCACCCTCACTGTCCCACTGACCGCCGACGACACCGATGACCGCACCATCGATATCTTCTCCCGCATCGTGACAAAGAAGGGTGGGGAGGACCTTCCGTACCTGGTGTTCCTTCAGGGTGGTCCGGGTGTTGAGGCCCCCCGCCCCAGCCTTGAGCCCCTGAACCCGAGTTGGCTGGGAACAGCCCTGACACATTTCCGGGTGGTCATGCTGGATCAGCGTGGCACCGGCCTGTCCACCCCGGTGGGGGACGCGCTCCTGGCTGAGCACAGCACAGGGGACATCGTTGACTACCTCAGCCATCTGCGGGCCGATGGCATTGTCCGTGACTGCGAGGCAGTCAGGGAGGCACTCGGGGTCCGGACCTGGAATGTGCTCGGTCAATCCTTCGGGGGTTTCACCACCCTGCATTATCTCTCCACACACCCTGATTCACTGGATCAGGTGTTCATCACCGGTGGCCTCAGCGCGATTGACCGGCCGGCCGAGGACATCTACGCCAATTCCTACCGGCGCATGCACCGCAACTCAGAGCAGTACTACCGGCGTTTCCCCGAACACCGTGCCATCATCGGTGACCTGGTCGCCCGGGCACGCGCCGGGGAGATCGTCCTGCCCACCGGCGAGGTGGTCTCTGAATCCAGGTTCCGCTCCTTAGGTCATCTGCTCGGCAGCAATGACGGCTGGCTGGATCTCTACACTCTCCTGGAACTGGATCCGGCCTCCAACGCCTTCCTCCACGATTTGAGCACCCTGCTGCCCTATGGCAACCGCAACCCCCTCTACTACGTCCTCCATGAATCGTCCTATGCCGATGGCGTGGTCACCGACTGGGCAGCCGAACGCGTTTACCCGGAGGAGTTCCAGGCGGATCCCACCCTGCTCACCGGCGAGCATGTCTTCCGGGAGTGGGCCGATACCGTGCCGGCCCTGCGCCCCTGGAAGGATGTGGCACTCGCGCTCGCACAACAGGAATGGCCGAAACTCTACGATGCCCGGGCACTACAGGCATCAGGTGCCAGGGGCGCCGCGGCTGTCTATGTCAACGATGTCTTCGTGCCCCTGGACTACTCACTGGACACCGCGGAATACCTGCCCGGCGTGCAGCTCCACATCACCAGCGAACATGAGCACAATGGCCTGCGTGCCAGCGACGGCGCTGTACTCGCTCACCTCATCGATCTCGCGCATGGCCGGAAGGTACGCTGA
- a CDS encoding bifunctional ADP-dependent NAD(P)H-hydrate dehydratase/NAD(P)H-hydrate epimerase: MKSVFTVGQIRRAEERLFAIQNDPDELMISAAAAVADVALAMVDGPAADDSGEDHFGEDRILLLVGSGGNGGDALYAGAFLREEGYQVDALLLGGDRVHEPALRHFHHLGGTVVDTSPDPASYDLVIDGILGIGGRGGIDADTAQFVERIYSAGVPILSVDVPSGIEADTGSVPEPIMMQLAGYAEGAPIARQCIPTHINADVTVTFGGLRRAHAVSMACGYVLCADIRVEGGGGLNLSTALQDIQLKDASPTLYASTAWRDVSAEISVPGASPIGAQFIMLDVEPAPDSDKYTGGVVGIAAGSEDYPGAAILACAGAVRATSSMVRFVGDSVARNQVIAALPEVVVSPSVEEAGRVQAWVYGPGRGTGAGQAAELAGLLASPEPVLIDADGITLIAQSPELRSTVRHRSSPTVLTPHKGEFERLAEPLRADGSEIPSADTDPIGATLAMAVALDCCVLLKGRFTIVATTDYAYVVNAGHSWSATPGSGDVLSGLIGAHLAQSYVELTRLPEFIPDMELPPTAVYSLVAPAVSIHAVAAALSARTEFGPAPTSASRIAEAISAATARVNINRIMNA; the protein is encoded by the coding sequence ATGAAGTCTGTGTTCACCGTCGGCCAGATCCGACGTGCAGAAGAACGACTATTCGCAATACAAAACGACCCCGATGAACTGATGATCTCCGCTGCCGCCGCCGTGGCCGATGTGGCTCTGGCGATGGTGGATGGGCCCGCTGCCGACGACAGCGGTGAGGACCACTTTGGCGAAGACCGTATTCTCCTCCTCGTCGGCTCCGGCGGCAACGGCGGTGATGCACTTTATGCCGGTGCCTTCCTCCGCGAGGAGGGTTATCAGGTGGATGCCCTACTGCTGGGCGGGGACCGGGTGCATGAGCCCGCCCTCCGGCATTTTCACCACCTCGGTGGCACCGTGGTGGACACCAGCCCCGATCCCGCTTCCTATGATCTGGTCATCGACGGCATCCTCGGCATCGGTGGGCGCGGGGGAATTGATGCGGATACCGCCCAGTTCGTGGAACGTATCTACTCCGCCGGTGTGCCGATCCTGTCGGTCGACGTCCCCAGTGGCATTGAGGCGGACACCGGCTCCGTTCCGGAACCCATCATGATGCAGCTGGCGGGATACGCCGAGGGAGCGCCCATTGCCCGGCAGTGCATCCCCACCCACATCAATGCTGATGTCACCGTCACCTTCGGTGGTCTGCGTCGCGCGCACGCGGTATCCATGGCCTGCGGTTATGTGTTGTGTGCTGATATCCGTGTGGAGGGCGGCGGGGGTCTTAATCTCTCCACCGCGCTGCAGGACATCCAGCTCAAGGACGCCAGCCCCACGCTGTACGCCTCCACCGCCTGGCGTGATGTCAGTGCGGAGATATCGGTGCCTGGCGCCTCACCCATCGGGGCCCAGTTCATCATGCTGGATGTGGAACCGGCCCCTGATTCCGATAAATACACCGGGGGAGTGGTGGGCATCGCCGCGGGCAGCGAGGACTACCCCGGCGCAGCGATTCTCGCATGTGCTGGTGCGGTGCGCGCAACCAGCTCCATGGTGCGGTTCGTCGGGGACAGCGTCGCCCGCAACCAGGTGATCGCCGCGTTGCCTGAGGTGGTCGTGTCCCCGTCGGTGGAGGAGGCCGGCCGCGTCCAGGCATGGGTCTACGGACCCGGTCGGGGCACAGGTGCTGGCCAGGCGGCAGAACTCGCCGGGCTCCTGGCATCCCCCGAGCCCGTGCTTATCGACGCCGATGGCATCACCCTCATCGCCCAGTCGCCGGAGTTACGGTCCACGGTGCGCCATCGCTCATCCCCCACCGTTCTCACTCCCCACAAAGGGGAGTTCGAACGGTTGGCGGAACCACTGCGCGCCGACGGCAGTGAGATCCCCTCCGCCGACACTGACCCCATCGGTGCCACCCTGGCGATGGCGGTGGCACTCGACTGTTGTGTGCTCCTCAAGGGCAGATTCACCATCGTGGCGACCACCGATTACGCCTATGTGGTCAATGCCGGTCATTCGTGGTCGGCCACCCCTGGTTCCGGGGATGTGCTCTCCGGTCTCATCGGTGCGCACCTGGCACAGAGTTATGTGGAGCTGACCCGCCTGCCGGAGTTCATTCCGGACATGGAGCTGCCTCCAACAGCGGTGTATTCATTGGTGGCGCCCGCGGTGAGTATTCATGCGGTGGCGGCGGCTTTGTCGGCGCGTACCGAGTTCGGTCCGGCACCCACCTCTGCATCCCGCATCGCTGAGGCCATCTCCGCGGCGACCGCCCGGGTCAACATCAACCGGATCATGAACGCCTGA
- the tsaB gene encoding tRNA (adenosine(37)-N6)-threonylcarbamoyltransferase complex dimerization subunit type 1 TsaB, whose protein sequence is MLVLAIDTSTPDLIVGIVNSETGDTVGQRIIEDTREHNEQLTPMVQEALSDAGLTFPDLGAVVVGCGPGPFTGLRVGMVSAAAFGDALGIPVHGVCSLDAIAQGIDFDATPHALVATDARRREIYWATYTQGIRTDGPDVVAPGQLELDRAVDVISIPEHLGEKLPEGLGGVDKLTLKPLPANLVAVADLATTPEALVPMYLRRPDAKEPKPKPKSPAIPEVEL, encoded by the coding sequence GTGTTAGTACTAGCGATCGACACCTCAACCCCGGACCTCATCGTCGGCATCGTCAACTCCGAGACCGGAGATACCGTTGGCCAGCGCATCATCGAAGACACCCGGGAGCACAATGAACAGCTCACCCCGATGGTGCAGGAAGCCCTCTCTGACGCCGGCCTGACCTTCCCTGACCTCGGAGCCGTGGTGGTCGGATGTGGGCCCGGCCCGTTCACCGGACTGCGCGTGGGAATGGTCTCCGCCGCAGCCTTCGGCGATGCACTGGGCATCCCGGTGCACGGTGTATGTTCCCTCGATGCCATTGCCCAGGGCATTGATTTCGACGCCACCCCCCACGCACTGGTGGCCACTGACGCCCGCCGCAGGGAGATCTACTGGGCCACCTATACCCAGGGCATCCGCACTGATGGGCCCGATGTGGTCGCGCCGGGACAGTTGGAGCTTGACCGGGCGGTCGATGTCATTTCCATCCCGGAGCACCTGGGGGAGAAGTTGCCGGAGGGGCTCGGGGGCGTCGACAAGCTCACGTTGAAACCGCTACCCGCCAACCTGGTGGCGGTGGCCGACCTCGCCACCACTCCCGAGGCACTGGTGCCGATGTATCTGCGCCGACCCGATGCCAAGGAACCGAAACCAAAACCGAAGTCACCGGCCATCCCGGAGGTGGAGCTATGA
- the rimI gene encoding ribosomal protein S18-alanine N-acetyltransferase, producing MSTEQFELRELRREDAQRCADLERQLFPGDNPWPRDVFLVEFSHPTTLYLGAFEDGFLVAYAGLAMMGPVEDPEFEIHTVGVDPEYQRRGLGRVLMDQMMTMADSHDGPVFLEVRTDNDAAIAMYEAFGFTTLATRKNYYRPSGADAYTMQRPRLSDRRSSGNSGDRTNL from the coding sequence ATGAGCACCGAACAGTTTGAACTCCGTGAACTACGCCGTGAGGATGCCCAGCGCTGCGCCGACCTGGAACGGCAACTGTTCCCCGGTGACAATCCGTGGCCCCGGGATGTGTTCCTGGTGGAGTTTTCACACCCCACCACGTTGTATCTCGGAGCCTTCGAGGACGGGTTCCTGGTCGCCTATGCGGGTCTGGCGATGATGGGGCCGGTGGAGGATCCTGAATTTGAGATCCACACCGTCGGCGTGGATCCGGAGTACCAGCGTCGGGGCCTGGGGCGGGTGCTCATGGATCAGATGATGACCATGGCGGACAGTCACGACGGCCCGGTATTCCTTGAGGTCCGGACCGACAATGATGCCGCGATCGCGATGTATGAGGCCTTTGGTTTCACCACCCTGGCCACACGCAAGAATTACTACCGGCCCTCCGGTGCGGACGCATACACCATGCAGCGCCCGCGGTTGAGTGACCGGCGGAGTTCCGGGAATTCAGGGGACAGGACTAACCTCTAA
- the groL gene encoding chaperonin GroEL (60 kDa chaperone family; promotes refolding of misfolded polypeptides especially under stressful conditions; forms two stacked rings of heptamers to form a barrel-shaped 14mer; ends can be capped by GroES; misfolded proteins enter the barrel where they are refolded when GroES binds), producing the protein MAKLIAFDQDAREGILRGVDALADTVKVTLGPRGRNVVLAKAFGGPLVTNDGVTIARDIDVEDPFENLGAQLVKSVAVKTNDIAGDGTTTATLLAQAIIAEGLRNVAAGANPIELNKGIAAAAEKTLEELKARATEVSSTQEIANVATVSSRDEVVGTIVAEAMEKVGKDGVVTVEESQSIESSLDITEGVSFDKGYLSPYFINDTDTQTAVFDDPAILLVRNKISSLPDFLPLLEKIVESNRPVLIIAEDIEGEPLQTLVVNSIRKTVKAVAVKSPYFGDRRKAFMDDLAVVTNATVVDPEVGVTLNEAGTEVLGTARRVTVSKDETIIVDGAGSAEAVENRRQQIRREIETTDSSWDREKAEERLAKLSGGVAVIRVGAATETEVNERKLRVEDAINAARAAAQEGVIAGGGSALVQIAETLKVYAEEFEGDQKVGVRALALALSKPAYWIAANAGLDGAVVVARTAELPNNEGFNAATLEYGNLVEQGVIDPVKVTHSAVVNATSVARMVLTTEASIVEKPAEEAAAGHGHSHHH; encoded by the coding sequence ATGGCAAAGCTCATTGCTTTTGACCAGGACGCCCGCGAAGGCATTCTCCGGGGCGTCGATGCCCTGGCTGACACCGTCAAGGTCACCCTCGGTCCCCGCGGCCGCAACGTGGTCCTGGCTAAGGCGTTTGGTGGCCCGTTGGTCACCAACGACGGTGTCACCATCGCCCGTGACATCGATGTCGAGGATCCTTTTGAGAACCTCGGTGCGCAGCTGGTCAAGTCTGTTGCAGTAAAGACCAACGACATCGCCGGTGACGGCACCACCACCGCAACCCTGCTGGCCCAGGCGATCATCGCCGAGGGTCTGCGTAACGTTGCAGCCGGTGCCAACCCGATCGAGCTGAACAAGGGTATCGCAGCAGCAGCTGAGAAGACCCTCGAGGAGCTCAAGGCACGCGCAACGGAGGTGTCCTCCACCCAGGAGATCGCCAACGTGGCCACCGTGTCCTCCCGGGATGAGGTTGTCGGCACCATCGTGGCTGAGGCCATGGAGAAGGTCGGCAAGGACGGCGTAGTCACTGTCGAGGAGTCCCAGTCCATCGAATCCTCACTGGATATCACCGAGGGCGTCTCCTTCGACAAGGGATACCTGTCCCCGTACTTCATCAATGACACCGACACCCAGACGGCTGTGTTTGATGATCCTGCGATCCTCCTGGTCCGCAACAAGATCTCCTCCCTGCCGGATTTCCTTCCGCTGCTGGAGAAGATCGTGGAGTCCAACCGTCCGGTCCTCATCATCGCCGAGGACATCGAGGGCGAGCCTCTGCAGACCCTGGTGGTCAACTCCATCCGCAAGACCGTCAAGGCTGTCGCCGTGAAGTCCCCGTACTTCGGCGATCGGCGCAAGGCGTTCATGGATGACCTGGCTGTTGTCACCAACGCCACCGTGGTTGATCCCGAGGTCGGTGTCACCCTCAACGAGGCCGGCACCGAGGTTCTTGGAACCGCACGTCGTGTCACCGTCTCCAAGGATGAGACCATCATCGTGGATGGCGCGGGTTCCGCTGAGGCTGTGGAGAACCGCCGCCAGCAGATCCGCCGCGAGATCGAGACCACGGATTCCTCCTGGGACCGTGAAAAGGCTGAAGAGCGTCTGGCCAAGCTGTCCGGAGGTGTCGCCGTCATCCGTGTCGGTGCCGCCACCGAGACCGAGGTCAACGAGCGTAAGCTGCGCGTCGAGGATGCCATCAACGCGGCCCGCGCCGCTGCACAGGAGGGTGTGATCGCCGGTGGCGGTTCCGCTCTGGTGCAGATCGCGGAGACCCTCAAGGTTTATGCCGAGGAGTTCGAGGGAGATCAGAAGGTGGGCGTCCGCGCCCTGGCGCTTGCTCTGAGCAAGCCCGCCTACTGGATCGCCGCGAACGCCGGCCTGGACGGTGCCGTGGTTGTCGCGCGCACCGCCGAGCTGCCGAACAACGAGGGCTTCAACGCCGCGACGTTGGAGTACGGCAACCTGGTTGAGCAGGGTGTCATTGACCCGGTCAAGGTCACCCACTCCGCCGTTGTCAACGCAACCTCTGTTGCACGCATGGTGCTGACCACCGAGGCCTCCATCGTGGAGAAGCCTGCGGAGGAAGCTGCAGCCGGTCACGGCCACAGCCACCACCACTAG
- a CDS encoding aspartate:alanine exchanger family transporter, with protein sequence MLDFFAANPLIALAVILAVGLAIGRIRFFGLSLGAAAVLFVALAVSTLNPDIQIPAFVYQLGLAMFVYVIGISAGPAFFREFRSRGWKLTVFMILLLISMTALAWVLVRIFGLGAGAGAGMFAGALTSTPGMAAVVQLIDPAQAGEPVIGYSLAYPGAVLGSILVAAIGAKLLKVDHREDARTEGLVSEPLVWKGLRIGEGITGNIGDLARLSGQEIIATRIVEDPHEHRLADPSLPVKPGMELVINGTVNAVDRAIEALGAECDTKIEDTELVYSRFTVSNPDIVGHTVAELDPVANGFMIARIRQGDTEIVPHRDTVLNYSDRVRVVAAPGRMSDVRRFLGDSEKSLGDVNLLPFAIGLSLGLLLGAIPIPLPGGTTMYLGFGGGPIVVGLILGALNRSGPITWQLPFHANRTISTLGLALFLAGVGTSAGVGFREALTDPKSFVYMGAGFLITITSALVCAAVGMWLLKLRWDESMGVAAGATTNPAIISYLNDQTGTDLANRGYATVYPTAMIGKILACQVLFLLL encoded by the coding sequence CGGATACGCTTCTTCGGCCTGTCCCTCGGTGCCGCTGCGGTCCTATTCGTGGCATTGGCGGTGTCCACCCTGAACCCGGATATCCAGATCCCGGCATTCGTGTACCAGCTCGGCCTGGCGATGTTCGTTTATGTCATCGGGATCTCCGCTGGACCAGCCTTCTTCCGCGAGTTCCGATCGCGGGGATGGAAACTCACCGTCTTCATGATTCTCCTGCTGATATCCATGACAGCGCTGGCCTGGGTCCTGGTTCGGATCTTCGGACTGGGTGCGGGCGCCGGCGCAGGCATGTTCGCTGGTGCCCTGACCTCCACCCCGGGTATGGCCGCGGTGGTCCAACTCATCGACCCTGCGCAGGCGGGTGAACCGGTCATCGGATATTCGCTGGCCTATCCCGGCGCGGTACTGGGGTCGATCCTGGTGGCGGCGATCGGTGCGAAACTCCTCAAGGTGGATCACCGGGAGGATGCGCGCACCGAAGGGCTTGTGTCAGAGCCGCTGGTGTGGAAAGGGTTGAGGATCGGGGAGGGGATCACCGGCAACATCGGTGACCTTGCACGGTTGTCCGGCCAGGAGATTATCGCCACCCGCATCGTGGAGGATCCGCACGAACACCGTCTGGCGGATCCCTCCCTGCCGGTGAAGCCGGGGATGGAGCTGGTGATCAACGGAACGGTCAATGCTGTTGATCGGGCGATCGAGGCCCTGGGTGCGGAATGCGACACCAAGATCGAGGACACCGAGCTCGTCTACTCCCGCTTCACCGTATCCAACCCGGACATCGTGGGGCATACCGTCGCTGAGTTGGACCCGGTGGCCAATGGTTTCATGATCGCCCGGATTCGCCAGGGCGACACCGAGATCGTCCCGCACCGGGACACCGTGCTCAACTACTCCGACCGCGTCCGCGTTGTGGCTGCCCCGGGTCGTATGAGTGATGTGAGGCGCTTTCTCGGGGATTCTGAGAAGTCTCTCGGTGATGTCAACCTGCTGCCCTTCGCCATCGGCCTGTCACTCGGTCTGCTGCTCGGTGCCATCCCGATCCCACTTCCAGGTGGCACCACCATGTATCTCGGTTTCGGTGGTGGACCCATCGTGGTCGGGCTCATCCTCGGTGCCCTGAACCGCTCCGGCCCCATCACCTGGCAGCTGCCCTTCCATGCCAACAGGACCATCTCCACGTTGGGGCTGGCACTGTTCCTGGCAGGTGTGGGCACGTCTGCGGGTGTGGGTTTCCGCGAGGCCCTGACTGACCCGAAGTCCTTCGTGTACATGGGTGCGGGTTTCCTCATCACCATCACCTCGGCGTTGGTGTGTGCAGCGGTCGGCATGTGGCTGCTGAAACTGCGGTGGGATGAATCCATGGGTGTGGCCGCCGGCGCCACCACCAACCCGGCGATCATTTCCTATCTCAACGATCAGACCGGAACAGACCTGGCGAACAGAGGTTATGCCACGGTGTATCCCACAGCAATGATCGGCAAGATCCTGGCCTGCCAGGTGTTGTTCCTCCTGTTGTAG
- the groES gene encoding co-chaperone GroES yields the protein MANVNIKPLEDKILVQINEAETTTASGLVIPDSAKEKPQEATVIAVGPGRFDDQGNRIPLDIKEDDVVIFSRYGGTEIKFDGVEYLLLSARDILAIVEK from the coding sequence GTGGCAAACGTCAACATCAAGCCGCTCGAAGACAAGATCCTGGTTCAGATCAACGAGGCTGAGACCACCACCGCCTCCGGTCTGGTCATCCCGGACTCCGCTAAGGAAAAGCCACAGGAAGCCACCGTCATCGCCGTGGGCCCAGGCCGTTTCGATGACCAGGGCAACCGCATCCCACTGGACATCAAGGAAGACGACGTTGTCATCTTCTCCCGTTACGGTGGCACCGAGATCAAGTTCGACGGCGTGGAGTACCTCCTGCTGTCCGCACGTGACATCCTCGCCATCGTCGAGAAGTAG
- a CDS encoding succinic semialdehyde dehydrogenase — protein sequence MYPRRLKLEALPHDLHQHLTGLITSDSTTRIAVESPFNGDTIGQIPEGDARCVDKAFGLARVAQRSWDETPHALRRSIFRTFHSSVLKHRELLMDVVQLETGKNRAAAFDEVMDVAATADYYGRTAEKLLKPKRRHGTVPFLSSTFEHHYPLGVVGQISPWNYPLTLAISDAIPALLAGNAVVSKPDAKTPFTSLLVTSLLYDAGLPRDLFQTVTGEGPVVGGAISEHCDYLMFTGSTKTGRILGETAGRRLIDFSAELGGKNPLIVAGDADLDKAVDGAVHGTLSNSGQLCVSIERIYVVDSVYQKFVDAYVDRIRHSRIGAGFNWEVEMGSLASRQQLDNVQTMVDDAVDKGATVLCGGKARPDLGPYFFEPTVITGATGDMELYRNEVFGPVVYIEVVEDLAEAIVRANDTDYGLNAAIFASPETARAAAPLIKSGGVNINDAYTATWGNLDTPLGGSKDSGLAARHGADGLLKYTQVQNISEQKLMQLRGPRSLNRKAYAEIMTVVLKAMAVMRR from the coding sequence ATGTACCCACGCCGACTCAAACTCGAAGCCCTCCCCCACGACCTGCACCAACACCTGACTGGTCTGATCACCTCTGATTCGACCACGCGGATCGCCGTGGAATCTCCTTTCAACGGTGACACCATTGGACAGATCCCGGAAGGTGACGCCAGGTGTGTGGACAAGGCTTTCGGACTCGCCCGCGTGGCGCAGCGTTCCTGGGATGAGACTCCCCATGCTTTACGACGTTCCATCTTCCGCACCTTTCATTCATCGGTGCTGAAGCACCGGGAACTGCTCATGGACGTGGTGCAGCTGGAAACGGGCAAGAACCGTGCAGCAGCCTTCGATGAGGTGATGGATGTCGCCGCCACCGCTGATTATTACGGCAGGACAGCCGAGAAACTACTCAAGCCGAAACGCCGCCACGGTACCGTCCCTTTCCTATCCTCCACCTTTGAGCATCACTATCCGCTTGGTGTGGTGGGGCAGATCAGCCCATGGAACTATCCCCTGACCCTGGCCATTTCCGACGCGATTCCCGCCCTACTGGCAGGTAATGCAGTGGTATCCAAGCCAGACGCCAAAACCCCTTTCACATCTCTCCTGGTAACCAGCCTGCTTTATGATGCCGGCCTCCCACGTGACCTCTTTCAGACCGTCACCGGTGAGGGGCCAGTGGTGGGTGGTGCCATTTCGGAGCACTGTGATTACCTCATGTTCACGGGTTCCACCAAGACCGGCCGCATCCTGGGCGAGACCGCCGGCCGTCGGCTCATCGATTTCTCCGCGGAGCTGGGTGGCAAGAACCCGCTCATCGTTGCGGGTGATGCTGACCTTGACAAAGCCGTGGATGGTGCCGTCCATGGCACACTTTCCAACTCGGGCCAGCTATGTGTCTCCATAGAGCGGATCTACGTGGTGGATTCTGTTTATCAGAAGTTTGTGGACGCCTATGTCGACCGGATCAGGCACTCACGGATCGGCGCCGGTTTCAACTGGGAGGTGGAGATGGGTTCCTTGGCATCCCGCCAACAATTGGATAACGTCCAGACAATGGTGGATGATGCCGTGGACAAGGGTGCCACGGTGCTCTGCGGTGGCAAGGCGCGTCCTGATCTGGGCCCCTATTTCTTTGAGCCCACCGTCATCACCGGCGCCACCGGGGACATGGAACTTTACCGCAATGAGGTATTCGGGCCGGTGGTCTATATCGAGGTTGTGGAGGACCTCGCCGAAGCCATCGTCCGTGCAAATGACACGGATTATGGTCTCAACGCCGCCATATTCGCCTCCCCAGAAACGGCCCGTGCTGCCGCTCCCCTGATCAAGTCCGGTGGAGTGAACATCAATGATGCCTACACAGCTACCTGGGGAAATCTGGATACACCACTGGGCGGTTCCAAGGATTCAGGCCTCGCTGCCCGCCATGGCGCGGACGGCCTACTGAAATACACCCAGGTGCAAAATATCTCTGAGCAGAAGCTCATGCAGCTGCGTGGGCCACGATCGCTGAATCGTAAGGCCTACGCGGAAATCATGACGGTGGTATTGAAGGCGATGGCAGTGATGCGTCGATAA